From one Pseudomonas sp. B21-048 genomic stretch:
- the smpB gene encoding SsrA-binding protein SmpB, with protein sequence MAKQKKHPTGTIAQNKKARHDYFIEHKFEAGLVLAGWEVKSLRASKLQLVDSYVLLKDGEAWLLGSHITPLMTASTHVIADPTRTRKLLLNRRELEKLAAAVQQKGYACVCLSWYWSKHMVKCEIALGKGKKEYDKRDTERERDAGRELQRAVRNKGKED encoded by the coding sequence ATGGCTAAACAGAAGAAACACCCAACAGGGACCATCGCGCAGAACAAAAAGGCGCGACACGATTACTTCATCGAGCATAAGTTCGAGGCTGGTCTGGTCCTGGCCGGCTGGGAAGTAAAAAGTTTGCGGGCAAGCAAGCTACAACTGGTCGACAGTTACGTACTGCTCAAGGATGGCGAAGCCTGGCTGCTCGGCAGCCACATTACGCCGTTGATGACTGCCAGCACCCACGTCATCGCTGATCCGACCCGCACCCGAAAATTGCTGCTCAACCGGCGCGAGCTGGAAAAGCTGGCCGCTGCCGTGCAGCAAAAAGGTTACGCCTGCGTATGCCTGTCCTGGTACTGGAGCAAGCACATGGTCAAGTGCGAGATCGCTCTGGGCAAGGGTAAGAAGGAATACGACAAGCGTGATACCGAACGCGAACGCGACGCCGGTCGTGAATTGCAGCGTGCGGTGCGAAACAAGGGCAAGGAAGATTAA
- a CDS encoding FCD domain-containing protein, giving the protein MGFDQIRQRRLSDDIVEQLEGMILEGTLKAGERLPAERALAEQFGVSRPSLREAIQKLAAKGLLVSRQGGGNYVVESLGSTFSDPLLHLLESNPEAQRDLLEFRHTLEASCAYYAALRATDVDRERLTAAFDQLQDCYSRHDEVGRAEEGAADAKFHLAIAEASHNAVLLHTIRGLFDLLKRNVVTNIGGMYKQRAETRDMLIAQHRELYQAIMEGKAEQAREVSSRHILYVQEVLEEVRQEVQRVARAERRKGM; this is encoded by the coding sequence ATGGGGTTTGATCAGATTCGGCAGCGCCGTTTGTCTGACGATATTGTCGAGCAACTTGAAGGGATGATTCTCGAGGGCACGTTGAAGGCCGGCGAACGATTGCCGGCGGAGCGTGCGTTGGCCGAGCAGTTCGGCGTGTCACGCCCTTCGTTGCGCGAAGCGATTCAGAAACTGGCCGCCAAAGGATTGCTGGTCAGCCGTCAGGGCGGCGGTAACTATGTGGTGGAATCCCTGGGCTCGACGTTCAGCGATCCACTGTTGCATTTGCTGGAAAGCAACCCCGAGGCCCAGCGTGATTTGCTGGAGTTTCGTCATACGCTGGAAGCATCCTGTGCTTATTACGCGGCATTGCGTGCCACGGACGTGGATCGCGAGCGGCTGACGGCGGCGTTCGACCAGTTGCAAGACTGCTATTCGCGTCATGACGAAGTGGGTCGGGCGGAAGAGGGTGCGGCGGATGCGAAATTTCATTTGGCGATCGCCGAGGCCAGTCATAACGCAGTGTTGCTGCACACCATTCGTGGGCTGTTCGACCTGCTCAAACGCAACGTGGTGACCAACATCGGCGGGATGTACAAGCAGCGCGCTGAAACCCGCGACATGCTGATTGCGCAGCATCGGGAGTTGTATCAGGCGATCATGGAAGGCAAGGCAGAGCAGGCGCGGGAAGTTTCCAGTCGGCACATTTTGTATGTGCAGGAAGTGCTGGAAGAAGTGCGTCAGGAAGTGCAGCGCGTGGCTCGGGCGGAGCGGCGCAAGGGGATGTAG
- a CDS encoding type II toxin-antitoxin system RatA family toxin translates to MTTHIQRSALLPYPAQALYDLVNDVARYPEFLPWCSSAEVLESTPELMRASVGVAKGGVSQHFVTRNTLVPGRSIEMNLEEGPFSQLHGVWVFKPLGEKACKISLDLSFDYSGPLVRATLGPLFNQAANTLMDAFCQRAKQMHG, encoded by the coding sequence ATGACGACACACATTCAACGTTCGGCCCTGCTGCCGTATCCGGCACAAGCGCTTTATGACCTGGTCAACGACGTGGCCCGCTATCCGGAATTCCTGCCGTGGTGCTCGTCGGCCGAAGTTCTGGAAAGCACGCCTGAGCTTATGCGTGCAAGCGTCGGTGTGGCCAAGGGGGGGGTGAGTCAGCATTTCGTGACCCGTAACACCTTGGTGCCTGGGCGCTCGATCGAGATGAACCTCGAGGAAGGCCCGTTCAGCCAGTTGCACGGCGTCTGGGTGTTCAAGCCGTTGGGCGAGAAGGCCTGCAAGATCAGTCTGGACTTGTCGTTCGACTATTCGGGGCCGCTGGTGCGTGCGACGTTGGGGCCTTTGTTCAATCAGGCGGCGAACACACTGATGGACGCGTTTTGCCAGCGTGCGAAACAGATGCATGGTTGA
- the recN gene encoding DNA repair protein RecN: MLVHLSVHNYAIVEHLDLELDRGMSVITGETGAGKSIMLDALGLTLGDRADSGVVRPGADKADILATFDLIDIPEASAWLAERDLENDGPCILRRVITAEGRSRGYINGTPCPLGDLKALGELLIDIHSQHEHQSLLKTDTHRRLLDEYAGATDLARQVQLAAQRWRQTRQELERLSNSGDEQRARHQLLSYQLEELENLGLGENELEQLEQEHKNLTNAETLLGICRQVVEQCSESDSGNVLNALTASLNRLSSVNNSISALGEASSLLTSAQIQVEEAVGELNRFLDNFDADPARLQYLEERLDAIYTLARKHRIQPTEVAEMQQRLLDEIETLNANDESIERLSDELASYARHYQEKARELSDLRHRASSSLASAVEQEIQRLGMPGGRFTIELRPNSNDELLPNGLEQVELLVSANPGQPLKALAKVASGGELSRISLAIQVITAQTSRVPTLVFDEVDVGIGGPTAEIVGQLLRRLGERGQVLTVTHLPQVAAQGHQHLFVHKVRGEDATRTAVSKLSKTDRVEEVARMLGGIDLTKESLAHAKKMVVTAKI, from the coding sequence ATGCTGGTGCACCTGTCCGTACATAACTACGCCATCGTTGAACATCTCGATCTCGAACTCGATCGCGGGATGAGCGTGATCACAGGGGAAACCGGTGCCGGCAAGTCGATCATGCTCGATGCCCTGGGCTTGACCCTGGGCGATCGCGCCGACAGCGGCGTGGTCCGCCCGGGCGCCGACAAGGCCGATATCCTGGCCACCTTCGACCTGATCGACATTCCGGAAGCCAGCGCCTGGCTGGCCGAGCGCGACCTCGAGAACGACGGTCCGTGCATTCTGCGCCGAGTGATCACTGCTGAAGGGCGCTCGCGCGGCTACATCAACGGCACTCCCTGCCCCCTCGGGGATCTGAAAGCCTTGGGCGAATTGCTGATCGACATTCACAGCCAACACGAACACCAATCCCTGCTCAAAACCGATACCCACCGCCGCCTGCTCGACGAATATGCCGGCGCCACGGACCTGGCCCGCCAGGTACAGCTAGCTGCCCAACGCTGGCGCCAGACCCGTCAGGAACTGGAACGCCTTTCCAACTCCGGCGACGAACAGCGCGCCCGTCATCAGTTGCTCAGCTATCAACTCGAAGAACTGGAAAACCTCGGCCTCGGCGAGAACGAACTGGAGCAGCTGGAACAGGAACACAAAAACCTGACCAATGCCGAAACCCTGCTGGGCATTTGCCGGCAAGTGGTCGAACAATGCAGCGAAAGCGATTCCGGCAATGTATTGAACGCACTCACCGCCAGCCTTAACCGCCTATCGAGCGTGAACAACTCGATTAGTGCCCTGGGCGAAGCCAGCAGCCTGCTGACCAGTGCGCAGATTCAGGTTGAAGAAGCCGTGGGCGAGCTGAACCGCTTTCTCGACAATTTCGACGCCGACCCGGCCCGCCTTCAATACCTGGAAGAACGCCTCGATGCCATCTACACCCTGGCGCGCAAACATCGCATCCAGCCAACCGAGGTCGCCGAGATGCAGCAGAGGCTACTCGATGAAATCGAAACTCTGAACGCCAACGACGAATCCATCGAACGATTGAGCGATGAACTGGCCTCCTATGCCCGTCATTATCAGGAGAAGGCTCGGGAGCTGAGCGACTTGCGGCATCGAGCCTCGAGCAGCCTGGCCAGTGCCGTGGAACAGGAAATCCAGCGCCTGGGCATGCCCGGCGGCCGCTTCACCATCGAACTTCGCCCCAACAGCAACGACGAACTGCTGCCTAACGGGCTCGAACAGGTAGAACTGCTGGTGAGCGCCAACCCGGGGCAACCGCTCAAAGCCCTGGCAAAAGTAGCATCGGGCGGCGAGCTGTCGCGTATCAGCCTGGCCATTCAGGTGATCACCGCACAGACCTCGCGGGTACCGACCCTGGTGTTCGACGAAGTGGACGTCGGTATCGGCGGCCCGACCGCCGAGATTGTCGGCCAATTGCTGCGACGCCTTGGGGAACGCGGACAGGTTCTGACCGTGACCCACTTGCCCCAAGTGGCGGCGCAGGGGCATCAACATCTATTTGTACACAAGGTCCGCGGTGAAGACGCCACGCGTACGGCCGTCTCCAAACTGAGCAAGACCGATCGTGTCGAAGAAGTGGCACGGATGCTGGGCGGCATCGATCTCACCAAGGAATCACTGGCTCACGCGAAAAAGATGGTCGTTACCGCGAAAATTTAA
- the grpE gene encoding nucleotide exchange factor GrpE: MADEQTVDTQNLDANQGPEASGEDLAARVQVLEEQLAGAQDQALRVAADLQNVRRRAEQDVEKAHKFALEKFAGDLLPIIDSLERGLELSNPDDENIRPMREGIELTLKMFQDTLKRYHLEAIDPEGEPFNASHHQAMAMQESADVEPNSVLKVFQKGYQLHGRLLRPAMVVVSKAPAPVSPSIDEQA; the protein is encoded by the coding sequence ATGGCTGACGAACAGACAGTGGATACGCAAAATCTAGACGCCAACCAAGGCCCCGAGGCTTCGGGTGAAGACTTGGCGGCTCGTGTACAAGTGCTCGAAGAGCAATTGGCTGGTGCGCAGGATCAGGCTTTGCGTGTAGCCGCCGATCTGCAGAACGTCCGCCGCCGTGCCGAGCAGGACGTTGAAAAGGCTCACAAATTCGCCCTGGAAAAGTTCGCTGGCGACCTGCTGCCGATCATCGACAGCCTGGAACGTGGTCTGGAGCTATCCAACCCTGACGACGAAAACATTCGTCCGATGCGCGAAGGGATCGAGCTGACCCTGAAAATGTTCCAGGACACCCTGAAGCGCTATCACCTGGAAGCGATCGATCCTGAAGGCGAACCCTTCAACGCCTCGCATCACCAGGCAATGGCCATGCAGGAAAGCGCCGATGTCGAGCCAAACAGCGTGCTCAAGGTGTTTCAGAAGGGCTACCAGCTCCACGGTCGCCTGCTGCGCCCGGCCATGGTCGTGGTCAGCAAGGCACCTGCACCGGTTTCGCCTTCGATTGACGAGCAGGCTTGA
- a CDS encoding sodium-dependent transporter, which produces MSTDKVSVHGSWASRWVFILAATGSAVGLGSIWKFPYMVGVYGGGAFVLMFLACIALIGMPVMLAETLIGRRARQSPANALKVLALEAGHSAKWSWGAFAGMITALLILSFYSVVGGWSLDYIIDMGRGDFQGVTPDQVGAYFGNVIADPWRLTLWHTIFMLLSAVVIAKGVVAGLERSLRIMMPLLFVMILVLLGYSMTTGHFMEGVHFMFDFHPEKVLDGLLPAMGHAFFSLSVGVGSIMIYGAYMPKNSSISGTVVGVALLDTFVSLVAGLALFPIVFAAGLNPSEGPGLMFVSLPFAFGNVAFGQLMGVVFFVLVAIAAWSSAISLLEPMVAYLVERTKISRAWVTFWLAFTCWFVGLGTVFSFNIWKEAKFFVNEGGMFHLYQWGAAGGLDFFGVIDFFTSRIMLPLGGLCFVMFAGWVMGREAVRDELSIRRPVLFALSLFLMRYVAPIGILVVFAAQLWK; this is translated from the coding sequence ATGTCGACAGACAAGGTTTCTGTCCACGGCAGTTGGGCTAGCCGCTGGGTCTTCATACTCGCCGCGACCGGTTCGGCCGTGGGGCTGGGTAGTATCTGGAAATTCCCTTACATGGTCGGCGTCTACGGTGGCGGAGCCTTCGTGCTGATGTTTCTGGCCTGTATCGCGTTGATCGGTATGCCCGTGATGCTGGCCGAAACCCTGATTGGCCGTCGCGCGCGGCAGAGCCCGGCCAATGCCTTGAAGGTCCTGGCGCTGGAAGCGGGACACTCAGCGAAGTGGTCTTGGGGCGCATTTGCCGGGATGATCACGGCGTTGCTGATCCTGTCTTTCTATAGTGTGGTCGGCGGTTGGTCGCTGGATTACATCATTGATATGGGGCGCGGTGACTTTCAGGGTGTGACACCTGATCAGGTCGGCGCGTACTTCGGCAATGTGATTGCTGATCCATGGCGCCTGACACTTTGGCACACGATTTTCATGCTCCTCTCCGCCGTGGTGATTGCCAAAGGCGTGGTCGCTGGCCTGGAGCGCAGTCTGCGGATCATGATGCCGCTGCTGTTCGTAATGATCCTGGTACTGCTGGGTTACAGCATGACCACCGGCCACTTCATGGAAGGCGTGCATTTCATGTTCGACTTTCATCCGGAAAAAGTGCTCGACGGCTTGCTGCCGGCGATGGGGCACGCTTTTTTTTCCCTGAGCGTGGGCGTCGGCTCGATCATGATTTACGGCGCTTACATGCCAAAGAACTCGTCGATCTCCGGGACTGTGGTCGGGGTGGCGCTGCTCGATACCTTCGTTTCCCTGGTAGCTGGTCTGGCATTGTTTCCGATTGTGTTTGCCGCGGGCCTGAACCCGAGCGAAGGTCCTGGCCTGATGTTCGTCAGCCTGCCATTTGCCTTTGGTAACGTAGCGTTCGGCCAGTTGATGGGCGTAGTGTTCTTCGTGCTGGTAGCGATTGCGGCCTGGAGTTCGGCGATTTCCCTGCTTGAGCCGATGGTGGCTTACCTGGTTGAGCGCACGAAGATCAGCCGCGCCTGGGTCACCTTCTGGCTGGCATTCACCTGCTGGTTCGTCGGTCTGGGCACCGTGTTCTCCTTCAATATCTGGAAGGAAGCCAAGTTTTTCGTGAACGAAGGCGGGATGTTCCACCTCTATCAATGGGGAGCAGCCGGTGGTCTGGACTTCTTCGGTGTGATCGATTTCTTCACCTCGCGGATCATGTTGCCACTCGGTGGTTTGTGTTTCGTGATGTTTGCGGGCTGGGTGATGGGGCGTGAAGCTGTGCGCGACGAATTGTCGATCCGTCGTCCGGTTCTGTTCGCCTTGTCCCTGTTCTTGATGCGCTATGTGGCGCCCATCGGCATTCTCGTAGTGTTTGCCGCCCAGCTGTGGAAGTAA
- the fur gene encoding ferric iron uptake transcriptional regulator gives MVENSELRKAGLKVTLPRVKILQMLDSAEQRHMSAEDVYKALMEAGEDVGLATVYRVLTQFEAAGLVVRHNFDGGHAVFELDDGKHHDHMVNVETSEVIEFFDEEIERLQKAIVDKYGFEMVDHNLVLYVRKKK, from the coding sequence ATGGTTGAAAATAGCGAACTACGCAAAGCCGGCCTCAAAGTGACCCTTCCACGGGTCAAAATTCTGCAAATGCTCGATTCCGCCGAGCAACGCCACATGAGTGCCGAAGATGTCTACAAGGCGCTGATGGAGGCTGGTGAGGACGTCGGTCTGGCCACGGTTTACCGTGTTCTGACCCAGTTCGAGGCAGCTGGCCTTGTGGTGCGGCACAACTTCGACGGAGGCCATGCGGTCTTCGAGCTGGACGACGGCAAGCATCACGACCATATGGTCAACGTCGAAACCAGCGAAGTGATCGAATTCTTCGACGAAGAAATCGAGCGGCTGCAGAAAGCAATCGTCGACAAGTATGGCTTCGAGATGGTTGATCACAATCTTGTACTGTACGTGCGCAAGAAAAAGTAA
- a CDS encoding outer membrane protein assembly factor BamE, with product MQNTKLLLTSFTFVGLLALAGCSFPGVYKIDIQQGNVVTQDMIDQLRPGMTRRQVRFIMGNPLLTDTFHADRWDYLYSLQPGGGERQQERISVIFNPNDQLVSLSGDFMPGVSRDEAILGKDSGTTVTAPAENAEKPKPEKPLKPGSLLDQIQKDVDNVETVPVPTPEPLETSPQ from the coding sequence ATGCAAAACACCAAGCTCTTGCTAACCAGTTTCACCTTTGTGGGACTGCTCGCACTCGCCGGTTGTTCATTCCCCGGGGTTTACAAAATCGACATCCAACAGGGCAATGTCGTCACGCAGGACATGATAGACCAGTTGCGCCCGGGAATGACCCGCCGGCAAGTACGGTTTATCATGGGTAACCCTCTGCTGACCGACACGTTCCATGCCGATCGCTGGGATTATCTGTACAGTCTGCAACCGGGCGGCGGTGAACGCCAACAGGAACGCATCAGCGTCATCTTCAACCCAAATGATCAACTTGTCAGCCTCTCTGGCGATTTCATGCCAGGTGTGAGCCGCGACGAAGCCATTCTCGGCAAGGACAGTGGCACTACCGTGACCGCACCTGCAGAAAACGCCGAGAAGCCGAAGCCAGAAAAACCGCTCAAGCCAGGCTCGTTGCTGGACCAGATCCAGAAGGACGTGGACAACGTAGAAACCGTCCCAGTCCCGACGCCAGAACCGCTGGAAACCTCGCCGCAATAA
- a CDS encoding RnfH family protein, translated as MVEAMIKVEVVYAAVDRQVLLSVTVPVGATVRDALLRSGLNGQFPELDLGSCPVGIFGKVIAEPGIRPVQAGDRLEIYRPLLADPKEVRRLRAAKAAEAKARDQ; from the coding sequence ATGGTTGAGGCAATGATCAAGGTCGAAGTGGTATATGCCGCTGTTGATCGTCAGGTACTGCTGAGCGTAACGGTGCCGGTGGGCGCAACGGTGCGGGATGCGTTGCTCCGCTCCGGCCTGAACGGCCAGTTCCCTGAATTGGATCTGGGCAGTTGTCCGGTTGGAATCTTCGGCAAGGTGATCGCTGAGCCGGGCATTCGTCCGGTTCAGGCAGGGGATCGCCTCGAGATTTACCGGCCGTTACTTGCCGATCCGAAAGAAGTTCGCCGGTTACGTGCCGCCAAGGCTGCCGAGGCCAAAGCCCGGGACCAGTGA
- a CDS encoding (Fe-S)-binding protein: MSELFYNAVPNATRVAPPLPEPRQYPSEKPSRVYLFGTCVVDLFYPEAGMDAIHLLEREGIRVEYPQGQSCCGQPAYTSGYTEQARTVARSQLALFAGDYPVVVPSGSCAGMLREHYADLFKDEPQTLKQVQALAARTYELAEFLLFVCKVQLKDSGEPVKVALHTSCSARREMNTHLHGRELLAQLSNVERVDHSHESECCGFGGTFSVRMPDISGAMVADKTRALKESGAHKVLSADCGCLMNINGSLEKQQEALRGQHLASFLWQRTGSAQ, translated from the coding sequence ATGAGCGAGCTTTTTTACAACGCTGTGCCGAACGCGACCCGCGTCGCCCCGCCACTGCCCGAGCCTCGGCAATACCCCAGCGAGAAACCGTCACGGGTCTACCTGTTCGGGACTTGCGTGGTGGATTTGTTCTACCCGGAAGCCGGGATGGACGCGATTCATCTGCTGGAACGCGAAGGCATTCGTGTCGAATACCCGCAAGGGCAAAGCTGCTGCGGACAACCGGCCTACACCTCGGGTTACACCGAACAGGCCCGGACCGTGGCGCGCTCGCAACTGGCGCTGTTTGCCGGTGATTATCCGGTGGTGGTGCCGTCGGGGTCTTGCGCGGGCATGTTGCGCGAACACTACGCCGACTTGTTCAAGGACGAGCCGCAAACGCTGAAACAGGTTCAAGCCCTGGCCGCCCGGACTTATGAGCTGGCCGAGTTTCTGCTGTTTGTCTGCAAGGTGCAGCTCAAGGACAGCGGCGAACCGGTAAAAGTGGCGTTGCACACGTCGTGTTCGGCACGCCGTGAAATGAACACCCACCTGCACGGCCGTGAGTTGTTGGCGCAGCTGAGCAACGTGGAGCGAGTCGACCACAGCCACGAAAGTGAATGCTGTGGCTTTGGTGGGACTTTCAGCGTCCGTATGCCAGATATTTCCGGCGCGATGGTGGCTGACAAGACGCGTGCGTTGAAGGAGTCCGGTGCGCACAAGGTACTCAGTGCCGACTGCGGTTGCCTGATGAACATCAATGGCTCGTTGGAGAAACAGCAGGAAGCGTTGCGCGGTCAGCATCTGGCCAGTTTCCTGTGGCAGCGTACCGGAAGTGCCCAATGA
- a CDS encoding lactate permease LctP family transporter, protein MQTWQQLYSPLGSLGVSALAAVIPIVFFFLALAVFRLKGHVAGSITLALSIAVAIFAFQMPVDMAFAAAGYGFAYGLWPIAWIIVAAVFLYKLTVKSGQFEVIRSSVLSITDDQRLQVLLIGFCFGAFLEGAAGFGAPVAITAALLVGLGFNPLYAAGLCLIANTAPVAFGALGIPIIVAGQVTGIDAFKIGAMAGRQLPLLSVFVPFWLVFMMDGLRGVRETWPAALVAGLSFAVTQYFTSNFIGPELPDITSALASLISLTLFLKIWQPKRAAGAHIVGAVSASVVASTGGFGQPRSTVPSPYSLGEIFKAWSPFLILTVLVTIWTLKPFKAMFAAGGSMYSWVFNFAIPHLDQMVIKVAPIVTAPTAIPAVFKLDPVSATGTAIFFSALISMLVLKINLRTGLTTLKETFYELRWPILSIGMVLAFAFVTNYSGMSSTMALVLAGTGAAFPFFSPFLGWLGVFLTGSDTSSNALFSSLQATTAHQIGVNDTLLVAANTSGGVTGKMISPQSIAVACAATGLVGKESDLFRFTLKHSLFFATIVGLITLAQAYWFTGMLVH, encoded by the coding sequence ATGCAAACCTGGCAACAGCTCTACAGCCCGCTCGGCAGTCTCGGCGTGTCCGCACTCGCGGCCGTCATCCCCATCGTATTTTTCTTCCTGGCTTTGGCCGTGTTCCGCCTCAAAGGCCACGTGGCCGGCAGCATTACCTTGGCGCTGTCAATTGCCGTGGCAATCTTCGCGTTCCAGATGCCGGTCGATATGGCCTTCGCGGCAGCCGGCTATGGTTTCGCCTACGGCTTGTGGCCGATTGCGTGGATCATCGTGGCAGCGGTGTTCCTGTACAAACTGACGGTCAAGAGTGGCCAGTTCGAAGTGATCCGCAGCTCGGTGCTGTCGATCACCGACGACCAACGCCTGCAAGTACTGCTGATCGGCTTTTGCTTCGGCGCGTTCCTGGAAGGTGCCGCCGGTTTCGGCGCCCCGGTCGCGATTACCGCCGCGCTGCTGGTAGGGCTGGGCTTCAACCCGCTGTATGCCGCTGGCCTGTGTTTGATCGCCAATACTGCGCCGGTGGCCTTTGGCGCATTGGGGATTCCGATCATTGTCGCCGGGCAAGTCACCGGTATAGACGCGTTCAAGATTGGCGCCATGGCCGGTCGGCAACTGCCATTGTTGTCGGTGTTCGTGCCGTTCTGGCTGGTGTTCATGATGGACGGCCTGCGCGGCGTTCGGGAAACCTGGCCGGCGGCGCTGGTGGCCGGCTTGAGCTTCGCCGTCACCCAATACTTCACCTCGAACTTCATCGGCCCGGAACTGCCGGACATCACCTCGGCGCTGGCCAGCCTGATTTCCCTGACGCTATTCCTGAAAATCTGGCAGCCAAAACGCGCCGCAGGCGCACACATCGTCGGCGCCGTCTCGGCTTCCGTGGTGGCCAGCACCGGTGGTTTCGGCCAACCGCGCAGCACCGTGCCTTCGCCTTACAGCCTGGGGGAGATTTTCAAAGCCTGGTCGCCGTTTCTAATCCTCACCGTGCTGGTCACGATCTGGACGCTGAAACCGTTCAAGGCCATGTTCGCTGCAGGTGGCTCGATGTATAGCTGGGTGTTCAACTTCGCGATTCCGCATCTGGATCAAATGGTGATCAAGGTCGCCCCAATCGTGACCGCCCCGACGGCGATTCCGGCGGTGTTCAAACTCGATCCAGTTTCCGCGACCGGCACGGCGATTTTCTTCTCCGCGCTGATCTCGATGCTGGTGCTGAAGATCAACCTGAGAACTGGTCTTACCACTTTAAAAGAAACCTTTTACGAACTACGCTGGCCAATCTTGTCCATCGGCATGGTGCTGGCCTTCGCCTTCGTCACCAACTACTCGGGCATGTCGTCGACCATGGCGCTGGTACTGGCAGGTACGGGTGCGGCATTCCCGTTCTTCTCGCCGTTCCTCGGCTGGCTGGGGGTTTTCCTGACCGGTTCCGATACTTCGTCCAACGCGCTGTTCAGTTCGCTGCAAGCAACCACCGCGCACCAGATCGGCGTCAATGACACCTTACTGGTGGCGGCGAATACCAGCGGCGGCGTGACCGGCAAGATGATCTCGCCGCAATCGATCGCCGTGGCCTGCGCCGCGACTGGTTTGGTGGGCAAGGAATCAGATCTGTTCCGCTTCACCCTCAAGCACAGCCTATTCTTTGCAACGATCGTCGGCCTGATCACGTTGGCTCAGGCCTACTGGTTCACCGGCATGCTGGTGCACTAA